Proteins from a single region of Ananas comosus cultivar F153 linkage group 3, ASM154086v1, whole genome shotgun sequence:
- the LOC109707597 gene encoding protein GRIP isoform X1 has protein sequence MASKENTSVLAQEERSNGTEEGIEEDAANPLDKQAIKKHELNGSSVNVDMENGNRDVPASSDDTHDQLTLMVMELSLQNEYLKSQVRDVHAELRRSKHVSQTGSENDRGEEASELVNSLHEQIKILNKEIQEHRETQKAAEAALEHLRASYSEADGKVQELSAKLTEAQQKMEQEMKERDDKYVELDTKFGRLHKRAKQRIQELQKEKDDLEARFNEVNAKAEQASSQQALVQQELERARQQASEALRSMDAERHQLRSANNKLRESIDEMRRSLEAKENALEGLQQSIFDKEQMLEQIQASLHSAEEKRQTSITELSAKHQKQLESLEAQLADALAERSKAAETISSLQMLLVEKDSEIAEIEAASTGEAVRLGAALEEMKGELIHLKDHHEKEKQSWEATCQTLRMKLEASESACLQSEIEIARIRSQFELELSAQNQLLHTRDAELMAAKDEISRLESEFSAYKVRAHALLQKKDAELSAAKNSDLVKAQEEALKEAESEVAAALAAREKAIQDLQDALTRYDKEIAARDAALADADQRIKSISTKLDSTTADYLSEKESWQKKLDSVEENWKLKYVALETQQDDRIGNDVQEDLDELKLRFEKLKEEHEAFRDIADRMIEEKEREIAKLKEDNKILHHSLDSRPFVDHGGTENSASLKQDAQLSSIAAAEQQILLLARQQAQREEELAQSQRHILALQEEIEELERENRLHSQQEAMLKAELRNMDRSQKREGIDMTYLKNVILKLLETGEVGALLPVVATLLQFSPEEMLLEKCGVRVYRHVTGNP, from the exons ATGGCTTCCAAAGAAAACACATCAGTTCTTGCTCAAGAAGAGAGGAGTAATGGAACAGAAGAAGGCATTGAAGAGGATGCTGCAAACCCATTAGATAAACAAGCTATTAAGAAGCACGAATTAAATGGCTCTTCTGTCAATGTTGATATGGAAAATGGCAATCGCGACGTTCCTGCTAGTAGTGATGACACCCACGATCAGCTAACTCTAATGGTTATGGAGCTAAGTTTACAGAATGAGTACTTGAAGTCACAAGTCAGAGATGTCCATGCTGAACTTCGAAGATCGAAGCATGTTTCGCAGACAGGTAGCGAGAATGACCGAGGGGAAGAAGCGTCTGAATTAGTAAACAGCTTACACGAACAGATAAAGATTTTGAATAAGGAAATTCAGGAGCATAGGGAAACTCAAAAGGCAGCAGAGGCAGCTCTGGAGCATCTGAGGGCTTCATACTCGGAGGCCGATGGGAAGGTTCAAGAGCTCTCTGCAAAGCTTACTGAAG CTCAACAGAAGATGGAGCAGGAAATGAAAGAACGTGATGACAAGTATGTTGAGTTGGATACCAAGTTTGGGAGGCTTCACAAACGTGCAAAACAACGTATCCAAGAGCTACAAAAG GAGAAGGATGACTTGGAAGCCAGGTTTAATGAAGTTAATGCAAAGGCTGAGCAAGCTTCATCTCAGCAAGCTTTAGTGCAGCAGGAGTTGGAACGGGCACGTCAACAAGCTAGCGAAGCATTGCGATCTATGGATGCCGAAAGGCATCAGTTACGGTCTGCAAACAACAA ACTTCGGGAAAGCATTGATGAGATGCGTCGTTCCTTAGAAGCCAAGGAAAATGCGCTTGAAGGGTTACAGCAGTCTATTTTCGACAAAGAACAG ATGCTGGAGCAAATTCAAGCTTCTTTGCATTCTGCAGAAGAGAAAAGACAAACATCTATAACAGAGCTTTCTGCTAAGCACCAGAAG CAATTAGAAAGCTTGGAGGCACAACTTGCTGATGCTTTAGCAGAAAGAAGCAAAGCAGCTGAAACAATCTCTTCTCTGCAG ATGCTTCTGGTTGAGAAAGATTCAGAAATTGCAGAGATAGAGGCTGCTTCAACTGGTGAAGCTGTGCGACTTGGAGCTGCATTGGAGGAGATGAAAGGAGAACTTATTCATCTCAAGGACCATCAT gaaaaagaaaagcagaGCTGGGAGGCAACTTGTCAAACCCTGAGAATGAAGCTGGAAGCATCTGAGAGTGCATGTCTTCAATCGGAGATAGAAATTGCTAGAATTAGAA GTCAGTTTGAATTAGAATTATCTGCACAAAACCAGTTGTTGCATACAAGAGATGCTGAACTAATGGCTGCTAAAGATGAG ATCAGCCGTTTAGAAAGTGAATTTTCTGCATATAAGGTTCGTGCACATGCACTTCTGCAGAAGAAGGATGCTGAGTTATCTGCAGCGAAAAACTCAGATTTAGTCAAAGCTCAAGAGGAGGCCCTGAAA GAAGCTGAAAGTGAAGTAGCAGCAGCTCTGGCAGCAAGAGAAAAAGCCATCCAAGACCTTCAAGATGCTTTGACAAGATATGATAAAGAAATTGCAGCAAG GGATGCAGCTCTTGCTGATGCTGATCAAAGGATAAAGAGCATTTCCACGAAGCTAGATTCCACTACTGCTGATTATCTGTCAGAAAAAGAATCATGGCAAAAGAAATTGGATAGTGTAGAAGAAAACTGGAAAC TGAAATATGTTGCGTTGGAGACACAACAAGACGATCGAATTGGAAATGATGTTCAAGAGGATTTAGATGAACTGAAGTTACGATTTGAAAAATTGAAG GAGGAGCATGAGGCATTCCGTGATATTGCTGATAGAATGATTGAGGAGAAGGAAAGGGAAATAGCGAAGTTAAAGGAGGACAATAAGATTCTTCATCACTCTTTGGATTCAAGGCCATTT GTTGACCATGGTGGTACAGAAAACTCAG CATCTCTGAAACAGGATGCACAACTTTCAAGCATTGCAGCTGCTGAGCAAcaaattttg CTGTTGGCAAGGCAACAAGCTCAGAGGGAGGAAGAACTTGCGCAGTCACAGCGGCATATCTTAGCACTTCAG GAAGAAATTGAAGAACTCGAACGAGAAAATCGCCTTCACAGTCAACAG GAAGCAATGTTGAAGGCTGAGCTCCGCAATATGGACAGATCGCAAAAGCGAGAAGGGATAGATATGACTTACCTTAAGAATGTTATATTGAAACTTCTTGAAACAG GTGAAGTGGGGGCACTACTTCCTGTTGTTGCAACATTACTGCAATTCAGCCCTGAAGAG ATGCTGCTGGAGAAATGCGGAGTTCGAGTTTATCGGCACGTTACAGGGAATCCATAG
- the LOC109707597 gene encoding protein GRIP isoform X2, translated as MASKENTSVLAQEERSNGTEEGIEEDAANPLDKQAIKKHELNGSSVNVDMENGNRDVPASSDDTHDQLTLMVMELSLQNEYLKSQVRDVHAELRRSKHVSQTGSENDRGEEASELVNSLHEQIKILNKEIQEHRETQKAAEAALEHLRASYSEADGKVQELSAKLTEAQQKMEQEMKERDDKYVELDTKFGRLHKRAKQRIQELQKEKDDLEARFNEVNAKAEQASSQQALVQQELERARQQASEALRSMDAERHQLRSANNKLRESIDEMRRSLEAKENALEGLQQSIFDKEQMLEQIQASLHSAEEKRQTSITELSAKHQKQLESLEAQLADALAERSKAAETISSLQMLLVEKDSEIAEIEAASTGEAVRLGAALEEMKGELIHLKDHHEKEKQSWEATCQTLRMKLEASESACLQSEIEIARIRSQFELELSAQNQLLHTRDAELMAAKDEISRLESEFSAYKVRAHALLQKKDAELSAAKNSDLVKAQEEALKEAESEVAAALAAREKAIQDLQDALTRYDKEIAARDAALADADQRIKSISTKLDSTTADYLSEKESWQKKLDSVEENWKLKYVALETQQDDRIGNDVQEDLDELKLRFEKLKEEHEAFRDIADRMIEEKEREIAKLKEDNKILHHSLDSRPFVDHGGTENSASLKQDAQLSSIAAAEQQILLLARQQAQREEELAQSQRHILALQEEIEELERENRLHSQQEAMLKAELRNMDRSQKREGIDMTYLKNVILKLLETGEVGALLPVVATLLQFSPEELKKCQQAHLVK; from the exons ATGGCTTCCAAAGAAAACACATCAGTTCTTGCTCAAGAAGAGAGGAGTAATGGAACAGAAGAAGGCATTGAAGAGGATGCTGCAAACCCATTAGATAAACAAGCTATTAAGAAGCACGAATTAAATGGCTCTTCTGTCAATGTTGATATGGAAAATGGCAATCGCGACGTTCCTGCTAGTAGTGATGACACCCACGATCAGCTAACTCTAATGGTTATGGAGCTAAGTTTACAGAATGAGTACTTGAAGTCACAAGTCAGAGATGTCCATGCTGAACTTCGAAGATCGAAGCATGTTTCGCAGACAGGTAGCGAGAATGACCGAGGGGAAGAAGCGTCTGAATTAGTAAACAGCTTACACGAACAGATAAAGATTTTGAATAAGGAAATTCAGGAGCATAGGGAAACTCAAAAGGCAGCAGAGGCAGCTCTGGAGCATCTGAGGGCTTCATACTCGGAGGCCGATGGGAAGGTTCAAGAGCTCTCTGCAAAGCTTACTGAAG CTCAACAGAAGATGGAGCAGGAAATGAAAGAACGTGATGACAAGTATGTTGAGTTGGATACCAAGTTTGGGAGGCTTCACAAACGTGCAAAACAACGTATCCAAGAGCTACAAAAG GAGAAGGATGACTTGGAAGCCAGGTTTAATGAAGTTAATGCAAAGGCTGAGCAAGCTTCATCTCAGCAAGCTTTAGTGCAGCAGGAGTTGGAACGGGCACGTCAACAAGCTAGCGAAGCATTGCGATCTATGGATGCCGAAAGGCATCAGTTACGGTCTGCAAACAACAA ACTTCGGGAAAGCATTGATGAGATGCGTCGTTCCTTAGAAGCCAAGGAAAATGCGCTTGAAGGGTTACAGCAGTCTATTTTCGACAAAGAACAG ATGCTGGAGCAAATTCAAGCTTCTTTGCATTCTGCAGAAGAGAAAAGACAAACATCTATAACAGAGCTTTCTGCTAAGCACCAGAAG CAATTAGAAAGCTTGGAGGCACAACTTGCTGATGCTTTAGCAGAAAGAAGCAAAGCAGCTGAAACAATCTCTTCTCTGCAG ATGCTTCTGGTTGAGAAAGATTCAGAAATTGCAGAGATAGAGGCTGCTTCAACTGGTGAAGCTGTGCGACTTGGAGCTGCATTGGAGGAGATGAAAGGAGAACTTATTCATCTCAAGGACCATCAT gaaaaagaaaagcagaGCTGGGAGGCAACTTGTCAAACCCTGAGAATGAAGCTGGAAGCATCTGAGAGTGCATGTCTTCAATCGGAGATAGAAATTGCTAGAATTAGAA GTCAGTTTGAATTAGAATTATCTGCACAAAACCAGTTGTTGCATACAAGAGATGCTGAACTAATGGCTGCTAAAGATGAG ATCAGCCGTTTAGAAAGTGAATTTTCTGCATATAAGGTTCGTGCACATGCACTTCTGCAGAAGAAGGATGCTGAGTTATCTGCAGCGAAAAACTCAGATTTAGTCAAAGCTCAAGAGGAGGCCCTGAAA GAAGCTGAAAGTGAAGTAGCAGCAGCTCTGGCAGCAAGAGAAAAAGCCATCCAAGACCTTCAAGATGCTTTGACAAGATATGATAAAGAAATTGCAGCAAG GGATGCAGCTCTTGCTGATGCTGATCAAAGGATAAAGAGCATTTCCACGAAGCTAGATTCCACTACTGCTGATTATCTGTCAGAAAAAGAATCATGGCAAAAGAAATTGGATAGTGTAGAAGAAAACTGGAAAC TGAAATATGTTGCGTTGGAGACACAACAAGACGATCGAATTGGAAATGATGTTCAAGAGGATTTAGATGAACTGAAGTTACGATTTGAAAAATTGAAG GAGGAGCATGAGGCATTCCGTGATATTGCTGATAGAATGATTGAGGAGAAGGAAAGGGAAATAGCGAAGTTAAAGGAGGACAATAAGATTCTTCATCACTCTTTGGATTCAAGGCCATTT GTTGACCATGGTGGTACAGAAAACTCAG CATCTCTGAAACAGGATGCACAACTTTCAAGCATTGCAGCTGCTGAGCAAcaaattttg CTGTTGGCAAGGCAACAAGCTCAGAGGGAGGAAGAACTTGCGCAGTCACAGCGGCATATCTTAGCACTTCAG GAAGAAATTGAAGAACTCGAACGAGAAAATCGCCTTCACAGTCAACAG GAAGCAATGTTGAAGGCTGAGCTCCGCAATATGGACAGATCGCAAAAGCGAGAAGGGATAGATATGACTTACCTTAAGAATGTTATATTGAAACTTCTTGAAACAG GTGAAGTGGGGGCACTACTTCCTGTTGTTGCAACATTACTGCAATTCAGCCCTGAAGAG CTCAAAAAGTGCCAACAAGCGCACCTCGTCAAATGA
- the LOC109707597 gene encoding protein GRIP isoform X3 codes for MASKENTSVLAQEERSNGTEEGIEEDAANPLDKQAIKKHELNGSSVNVDMENGNRDVPASSDDTHDQLTLMVMELSLQNEYLKSQVRDVHAELRRSKHVSQTGSENDRGEEASELVNSLHEQIKILNKEIQEHRETQKAAEAALEHLRASYSEADGKVQELSAKLTEAQQKMEQEMKERDDKYVELDTKFGRLHKRAKQRIQELQKEKDDLEARFNEVNAKAEQASSQQALVQQELERARQQASEALRSMDAERHQLRSANNKLRESIDEMRRSLEAKENALEGLQQSIFDKEQMLEQIQASLHSAEEKRQTSITELSAKHQKQLESLEAQLADALAERSKAAETISSLQMLLVEKDSEIAEIEAASTGEAVRLGAALEEMKGELIHLKDHHEKEKQSWEATCQTLRMKLEASESACLQSEIEIARIRSQFELELSAQNQLLHTRDAELMAAKDEISRLESEFSAYKVRAHALLQKKDAELSAAKNSDLVKAQEEALKEAESEVAAALAAREKAIQDLQDALTRYDKEIAARDAALADADQRIKSISTKLDSTTADYLSEKESWQKKLDSVEENWKLKYVALETQQDDRIGNDVQEDLDELKLRFEKLKEEHEAFRDIADRMIEEKEREIAKLKEDNKILHHSLDSRPFGLTPSLQYQCC; via the exons ATGGCTTCCAAAGAAAACACATCAGTTCTTGCTCAAGAAGAGAGGAGTAATGGAACAGAAGAAGGCATTGAAGAGGATGCTGCAAACCCATTAGATAAACAAGCTATTAAGAAGCACGAATTAAATGGCTCTTCTGTCAATGTTGATATGGAAAATGGCAATCGCGACGTTCCTGCTAGTAGTGATGACACCCACGATCAGCTAACTCTAATGGTTATGGAGCTAAGTTTACAGAATGAGTACTTGAAGTCACAAGTCAGAGATGTCCATGCTGAACTTCGAAGATCGAAGCATGTTTCGCAGACAGGTAGCGAGAATGACCGAGGGGAAGAAGCGTCTGAATTAGTAAACAGCTTACACGAACAGATAAAGATTTTGAATAAGGAAATTCAGGAGCATAGGGAAACTCAAAAGGCAGCAGAGGCAGCTCTGGAGCATCTGAGGGCTTCATACTCGGAGGCCGATGGGAAGGTTCAAGAGCTCTCTGCAAAGCTTACTGAAG CTCAACAGAAGATGGAGCAGGAAATGAAAGAACGTGATGACAAGTATGTTGAGTTGGATACCAAGTTTGGGAGGCTTCACAAACGTGCAAAACAACGTATCCAAGAGCTACAAAAG GAGAAGGATGACTTGGAAGCCAGGTTTAATGAAGTTAATGCAAAGGCTGAGCAAGCTTCATCTCAGCAAGCTTTAGTGCAGCAGGAGTTGGAACGGGCACGTCAACAAGCTAGCGAAGCATTGCGATCTATGGATGCCGAAAGGCATCAGTTACGGTCTGCAAACAACAA ACTTCGGGAAAGCATTGATGAGATGCGTCGTTCCTTAGAAGCCAAGGAAAATGCGCTTGAAGGGTTACAGCAGTCTATTTTCGACAAAGAACAG ATGCTGGAGCAAATTCAAGCTTCTTTGCATTCTGCAGAAGAGAAAAGACAAACATCTATAACAGAGCTTTCTGCTAAGCACCAGAAG CAATTAGAAAGCTTGGAGGCACAACTTGCTGATGCTTTAGCAGAAAGAAGCAAAGCAGCTGAAACAATCTCTTCTCTGCAG ATGCTTCTGGTTGAGAAAGATTCAGAAATTGCAGAGATAGAGGCTGCTTCAACTGGTGAAGCTGTGCGACTTGGAGCTGCATTGGAGGAGATGAAAGGAGAACTTATTCATCTCAAGGACCATCAT gaaaaagaaaagcagaGCTGGGAGGCAACTTGTCAAACCCTGAGAATGAAGCTGGAAGCATCTGAGAGTGCATGTCTTCAATCGGAGATAGAAATTGCTAGAATTAGAA GTCAGTTTGAATTAGAATTATCTGCACAAAACCAGTTGTTGCATACAAGAGATGCTGAACTAATGGCTGCTAAAGATGAG ATCAGCCGTTTAGAAAGTGAATTTTCTGCATATAAGGTTCGTGCACATGCACTTCTGCAGAAGAAGGATGCTGAGTTATCTGCAGCGAAAAACTCAGATTTAGTCAAAGCTCAAGAGGAGGCCCTGAAA GAAGCTGAAAGTGAAGTAGCAGCAGCTCTGGCAGCAAGAGAAAAAGCCATCCAAGACCTTCAAGATGCTTTGACAAGATATGATAAAGAAATTGCAGCAAG GGATGCAGCTCTTGCTGATGCTGATCAAAGGATAAAGAGCATTTCCACGAAGCTAGATTCCACTACTGCTGATTATCTGTCAGAAAAAGAATCATGGCAAAAGAAATTGGATAGTGTAGAAGAAAACTGGAAAC TGAAATATGTTGCGTTGGAGACACAACAAGACGATCGAATTGGAAATGATGTTCAAGAGGATTTAGATGAACTGAAGTTACGATTTGAAAAATTGAAG GAGGAGCATGAGGCATTCCGTGATATTGCTGATAGAATGATTGAGGAGAAGGAAAGGGAAATAGCGAAGTTAAAGGAGGACAATAAGATTCTTCATCACTCTTTGGATTCAAGGCCATTT GGTTTAACGCCAAGCTTGCAATATCAATGTTGTTGA
- the LOC109707597 gene encoding protein GRIP isoform X4 → MYIAQQKMEQEMKERDDKYVELDTKFGRLHKRAKQRIQELQKEKDDLEARFNEVNAKAEQASSQQALVQQELERARQQASEALRSMDAERHQLRSANNKLRESIDEMRRSLEAKENALEGLQQSIFDKEQMLEQIQASLHSAEEKRQTSITELSAKHQKQLESLEAQLADALAERSKAAETISSLQMLLVEKDSEIAEIEAASTGEAVRLGAALEEMKGELIHLKDHHEKEKQSWEATCQTLRMKLEASESACLQSEIEIARIRSQFELELSAQNQLLHTRDAELMAAKDEISRLESEFSAYKVRAHALLQKKDAELSAAKNSDLVKAQEEALKEAESEVAAALAAREKAIQDLQDALTRYDKEIAARDAALADADQRIKSISTKLDSTTADYLSEKESWQKKLDSVEENWKLKYVALETQQDDRIGNDVQEDLDELKLRFEKLKEEHEAFRDIADRMIEEKEREIAKLKEDNKILHHSLDSRPFVDHGGTENSASLKQDAQLSSIAAAEQQILLLARQQAQREEELAQSQRHILALQEEIEELERENRLHSQQEAMLKAELRNMDRSQKREGIDMTYLKNVILKLLETGEVGALLPVVATLLQFSPEEMLLEKCGVRVYRHVTGNP, encoded by the exons ATGTATATAGCTCAACAGAAGATGGAGCAGGAAATGAAAGAACGTGATGACAAGTATGTTGAGTTGGATACCAAGTTTGGGAGGCTTCACAAACGTGCAAAACAACGTATCCAAGAGCTACAAAAG GAGAAGGATGACTTGGAAGCCAGGTTTAATGAAGTTAATGCAAAGGCTGAGCAAGCTTCATCTCAGCAAGCTTTAGTGCAGCAGGAGTTGGAACGGGCACGTCAACAAGCTAGCGAAGCATTGCGATCTATGGATGCCGAAAGGCATCAGTTACGGTCTGCAAACAACAA ACTTCGGGAAAGCATTGATGAGATGCGTCGTTCCTTAGAAGCCAAGGAAAATGCGCTTGAAGGGTTACAGCAGTCTATTTTCGACAAAGAACAG ATGCTGGAGCAAATTCAAGCTTCTTTGCATTCTGCAGAAGAGAAAAGACAAACATCTATAACAGAGCTTTCTGCTAAGCACCAGAAG CAATTAGAAAGCTTGGAGGCACAACTTGCTGATGCTTTAGCAGAAAGAAGCAAAGCAGCTGAAACAATCTCTTCTCTGCAG ATGCTTCTGGTTGAGAAAGATTCAGAAATTGCAGAGATAGAGGCTGCTTCAACTGGTGAAGCTGTGCGACTTGGAGCTGCATTGGAGGAGATGAAAGGAGAACTTATTCATCTCAAGGACCATCAT gaaaaagaaaagcagaGCTGGGAGGCAACTTGTCAAACCCTGAGAATGAAGCTGGAAGCATCTGAGAGTGCATGTCTTCAATCGGAGATAGAAATTGCTAGAATTAGAA GTCAGTTTGAATTAGAATTATCTGCACAAAACCAGTTGTTGCATACAAGAGATGCTGAACTAATGGCTGCTAAAGATGAG ATCAGCCGTTTAGAAAGTGAATTTTCTGCATATAAGGTTCGTGCACATGCACTTCTGCAGAAGAAGGATGCTGAGTTATCTGCAGCGAAAAACTCAGATTTAGTCAAAGCTCAAGAGGAGGCCCTGAAA GAAGCTGAAAGTGAAGTAGCAGCAGCTCTGGCAGCAAGAGAAAAAGCCATCCAAGACCTTCAAGATGCTTTGACAAGATATGATAAAGAAATTGCAGCAAG GGATGCAGCTCTTGCTGATGCTGATCAAAGGATAAAGAGCATTTCCACGAAGCTAGATTCCACTACTGCTGATTATCTGTCAGAAAAAGAATCATGGCAAAAGAAATTGGATAGTGTAGAAGAAAACTGGAAAC TGAAATATGTTGCGTTGGAGACACAACAAGACGATCGAATTGGAAATGATGTTCAAGAGGATTTAGATGAACTGAAGTTACGATTTGAAAAATTGAAG GAGGAGCATGAGGCATTCCGTGATATTGCTGATAGAATGATTGAGGAGAAGGAAAGGGAAATAGCGAAGTTAAAGGAGGACAATAAGATTCTTCATCACTCTTTGGATTCAAGGCCATTT GTTGACCATGGTGGTACAGAAAACTCAG CATCTCTGAAACAGGATGCACAACTTTCAAGCATTGCAGCTGCTGAGCAAcaaattttg CTGTTGGCAAGGCAACAAGCTCAGAGGGAGGAAGAACTTGCGCAGTCACAGCGGCATATCTTAGCACTTCAG GAAGAAATTGAAGAACTCGAACGAGAAAATCGCCTTCACAGTCAACAG GAAGCAATGTTGAAGGCTGAGCTCCGCAATATGGACAGATCGCAAAAGCGAGAAGGGATAGATATGACTTACCTTAAGAATGTTATATTGAAACTTCTTGAAACAG GTGAAGTGGGGGCACTACTTCCTGTTGTTGCAACATTACTGCAATTCAGCCCTGAAGAG ATGCTGCTGGAGAAATGCGGAGTTCGAGTTTATCGGCACGTTACAGGGAATCCATAG
- the LOC109707600 gene encoding protein LAZ1-like isoform X1 has product MKIELGYPYQVLSSYPAPLWATAIAGFFVLLSLSLSMYLIFEHLSAYKNPEEQKFLLGVILMVPCYAIESYVSLVNPSLSVDCGILRDCYEALAMYCFGRYLTACLGGEQRTIEFLEREGGSDSKASLLENPSEKGIVHHHFPLNYILKPWRLGKEFYQIIKLGIFQYMIIKTLTAILSVFLEAFGVYCDGEFKWGCGYPYMTVVLNFSAYWALYCLVHFYTATKDELAHIKPLAKFLTFKSIVFLTWWQGVIIALLYTMGLLRSAIAQQLKSSIQDFIICIEMGVASIVHLYVFPAKPYELMSNRFPGNISVLGDYASIDCPVDPDEVWESSRPTKLRLPQPDNDASGTSIRESVRDVVLGGGKYVIKDLKFTVNQAVEPMEKGFIRFNEKLHKISQKVKKHDKDRRSKDDSCITAPPPVRGIDDPLLSGSASDSGVARGRRHRRVIGSVDEESWEDRIEQVHGDYEIRGRRWIMRD; this is encoded by the exons ATGAAGATAGAATTGGGTTATCCTTATCAAGTGTTGTCGTCGTATCCGGCCCCTCTGTGGGCCACGGCGATAGCGGGCTTTTTCGTgctcctctctctttccctttcgaTGTATCTGATATTCGAGCACCTTTCGGCGTACAAGAATCCTGAG GAGCAGAAGTTTCTTCTTGGTGTCATATTGATGGTCCCTTGTTATGCAATTGAGTCG TATGTATCATTGGTGAATCCGTCACTTAGTGTCGACTGTGGAATCTTGCGTGACTGCTACGAAGCCCTTGCAATGTATTGCTTTGGAAGATACCTTACTGCTTGCTTAG GTGGGGAGCAAAGAACAATCGAGTTTTTGGAGAGGGAGGGTGGTTCTGATTCTAAAGCTTCTCTTTTAGAGAATCCTTCTGAAAAAGGAATCGTACATCATCATTTTCCTCTGAATTACATTTTGAAACCATGGAGATTAGGCAAAGAGTTTTACCAGATTATTAAACTTGGAATCTTCCAATAT ATGATAATAAAGACACTTACAGCTATTCTCTCAGTTTTTCTTGAAGCTTTTGGGGTATATTGTGATGGAGAGTTCAAATGGGGATGTGG ATATCCTTACATGACAGTAGTTCTCAATTTCAGTGCATATTGGGCCTTGTACTGTTTAGTCCATTTCTACACTGCTACCAAGGATGAGCTTGCACACATAAAACCGCTGGCGAAGTTTTTGACGTTCAAGTCAATTGTCTTTTTAACTTGGTGGCAGGGTGTGATAATTGCACTACTGTATACTATGGGCCTGTTAAGAAGTGCCATTGCTCAACAGTTAAAATCAAGTATTCAAGACTTCATCATATGTATAGAG ATGGGTGTCGCTTCAATTGTTCACCTCTATGTGTTCCCTGCGAAGCCGTACGAACTGATGAGTAATCGTTTCCCTGGAAATATTTCAGTACTTGGAGACTATGCATCTATTGATTGCCCAGTAGACCCTGATGAGGTATGGGAAAGCTCACGTCCTACTAAACTGAGACTTCCCCAGCCTGATAATGATGCGAGTGGTACAAGCATAAGAGAGAGTGTTCGAGATGTCGTCCTTGGTGGTGGAAAATAT GTGATAAAGGATTTGAAGTTTACTGTCAACCAAGCAGTAGAGCCCATGGAGAAGGGTTTCATTCGATTCAATGAGAAGCTTCACAAGATCTCCCAGAAGGTGAAAAAGCACGACAAGGATAGGAGAAGCAAGGATGACAGTTGCATCACTGCACCGCCGCCAGTACGTGGAATTGATGACCCACTTCTGAGTGGGAGCGCAAGTGACAGTGGGGTTGCTAGGGGAAGGAGACACCGGAGAGTAATAGGCTCGGTTGACGAGGAAAGTTGGGAAGATCGGATCGAACAGGTTCATGGTGATTATGAAATTCGGGGACGCAGATGGATTATGAGGGATTAG
- the LOC109707600 gene encoding protein LAZ1-like isoform X2 — translation MKIELGYPYQVLSSYPAPLWATAIAGFFVLLSLSLSMYLIFEHLSAYKNPEEQKFLLGVILMVPCYAIESYVSLVNPSLSVDCGILRDCYEALAMYCFGRYLTACLGGEQRTIEFLEREGGSDSKASLLENPSEKGIVHHHFPLNYILKPWRLGKEFYQIIKLGIFQYMIIKTLTAILSVFLEAFGVYCDGEFKWGCGYPYMTVVLNFSAYWALYCLVHFYTATKDELAHIKPLAKFLTFKSIVFLTWWQGVIIALLYTMGLLRSAIAQQLKSSIQDFIICIEHRWVSLQLFTSMCSLRSRTN, via the exons ATGAAGATAGAATTGGGTTATCCTTATCAAGTGTTGTCGTCGTATCCGGCCCCTCTGTGGGCCACGGCGATAGCGGGCTTTTTCGTgctcctctctctttccctttcgaTGTATCTGATATTCGAGCACCTTTCGGCGTACAAGAATCCTGAG GAGCAGAAGTTTCTTCTTGGTGTCATATTGATGGTCCCTTGTTATGCAATTGAGTCG TATGTATCATTGGTGAATCCGTCACTTAGTGTCGACTGTGGAATCTTGCGTGACTGCTACGAAGCCCTTGCAATGTATTGCTTTGGAAGATACCTTACTGCTTGCTTAG GTGGGGAGCAAAGAACAATCGAGTTTTTGGAGAGGGAGGGTGGTTCTGATTCTAAAGCTTCTCTTTTAGAGAATCCTTCTGAAAAAGGAATCGTACATCATCATTTTCCTCTGAATTACATTTTGAAACCATGGAGATTAGGCAAAGAGTTTTACCAGATTATTAAACTTGGAATCTTCCAATAT ATGATAATAAAGACACTTACAGCTATTCTCTCAGTTTTTCTTGAAGCTTTTGGGGTATATTGTGATGGAGAGTTCAAATGGGGATGTGG ATATCCTTACATGACAGTAGTTCTCAATTTCAGTGCATATTGGGCCTTGTACTGTTTAGTCCATTTCTACACTGCTACCAAGGATGAGCTTGCACACATAAAACCGCTGGCGAAGTTTTTGACGTTCAAGTCAATTGTCTTTTTAACTTGGTGGCAGGGTGTGATAATTGCACTACTGTATACTATGGGCCTGTTAAGAAGTGCCATTGCTCAACAGTTAAAATCAAGTATTCAAGACTTCATCATATGTATAGAG CACAGATGGGTGTCGCTTCAATTGTTCACCTCTATGTGTTCCCTGCGAAGCCGTACGAACTGA